From the Anopheles merus strain MAF chromosome 2L, AmerM5.1, whole genome shotgun sequence genome, the window GAGGTTTCCGCGTTGTGCGAGTGCGAATCGTCCATCGAAAGGTTCGGTGTGGTCGCGTTAAACTGCGACAGCGACAGATTCTCCACGTCCGACGACGCCTCGAGACTGATGTCGATTGGCGACGGTAGCGATTTGAGCGTTTCGAGCGGATTGTCGCTAAAGAAGCTTTCTGCCTCGGTCGCCACCTCCGTGTCGGAGTCGCGcgaaccaccgccaccaccaccgctcgaTTCCAGCTCCTGCGCAGTAAGCAGCGGCGGCAGGTGCAGGATGTAGAGGAGCTTCAGCTTTTCCGTTGCCCGCTTCGAGCAGATGatgccgatcgcaaagatgagCTGCTTGAATTCGAGATATCCGCACGATTGTTTGTCCATCAGCTGGAAAGTGCACCAAAGCAGGGCGTTAAATACTTTGCTAAAACCCCAAAAGCTGCTGCAACCTACCCGGAACAGTTTCTCGGGCAGGTCAATGTTTTGACAGTGGCCCCACGGTGTCAGATCGACAAAGAGCTTGCGAAACGTTTCGTAATCCACCCGGAAGCAGTCGTACCGATTGTCGCGGCACCGTTTCTTCGCATCGTTCAGCACCGTTACGTCGTACACGGGCTCGCCGCCATTCACCGACGTTGGACGGGATCGGGCCGTTAAGCTGTTCTTCTCATCCTTCGTGTAGCAGAGCAGCATGCGCAGCTCTTCGCTGTCGAAATACCTGCAAACACAGGATGGAAGCAATTGTTAATTGCGCCACCACAAAAACGGGAACGGAATCTTTGGAATACCCATACCCATTGTCTTTGAAGTTTTTTATCACACTATTTTCCAGATCTTTCTCCAGCTGATGTACGGTCAGCCGGCGGTGCTTGTTGCGCAGTTCTTCAATCTTTTGTGATGTTATTGCCTTACCAAACTTAAGATATGCTTCGTAGATGAGCGTCTGTACCGATTGGCTCTGGAAAGCGCAAGCACAGCGCGGCGGTGGCCAAAGGTTAAATGAATGTGATCTTGCCAATCAACTCTTCTTTGCGATTAAATTACCTTGATTTGCTGCTTCTCCTTGTCCTCGATAATGATTCGCTGCACTTCATCGTTGAAGATGCCCATCAGAAAGGTGGTCAGCAGCTGCATTGCTTCCCCATCGTCGCTACAGTTCAGGAGCTTTTCCTGGTTCCATTCGAGAATTTTTAAAGCTATCTGTACGGGGAAAAAGAACCCAAAGCAAGCGATGAAATGGAATGCAATCGAAGCAGATGCTTTGAGACACACTTACAATAAAGATCACTTTTGCGCCGTCACACAGAAAGCAGTCGATAATGTGCAGCGCACTTTCGTATGGCATCACGCTGAGAAAGATGGTGAGAAACCAGGAGAGCGAAATCATCCGTATCACGCCCAGCTCGGTCAGCTTCACGTGCAGGTTGGGCAGATGACTAGCGATCAGCTCGTCCAGCAGGCCCTGATCGATCTGCGCCCCGACGACGCGATCGTTGTAGTAGTCGGGCAGCAGCGACTCGCACAGGCAGCACAGTATCCAGAACGCATCCTCCTCGTCGCAGTAGATGAGAAACACGGACGAAACGATGTTCATCGCCTGGCAGTAGCCTATCTCGGGGTTGCGCAGCGCGTACGCCTGCAGCACCCGGCGCAGGGCCGTAATGCCGATGCTCGTCTGAAATGCGGGATGCTCCGGCAGCGAGCGGTGCAGATCGCGCTCGATCTCTTCGAACGAAACGGGGCTCTGGTCCTTCGCCTTCGTCACCAGCTGCTGGTACAGGTTCGGTTGCATCATCTTCATGTGTATGGCGCCGGAAAAGATGAGCCACACTTCGCGCCGCAGCTGGTCCGGTATGCCCTCGATCACGAGGTTGATCGTGTCGGTGGTGCGGAACATTGAGATGCCCCGTCCGTACAGGGAAAAGTGTTCCTCCCAGCGTTTCATCTgtggtgagagagagagagaggaaacaTTATCAGCAACcaacaaagatttaaaatTCGCATTTATCGTACCTTTTCCGCCTGCAAATCATCGAACGCTCGGTTGTTTGTATCTTTGTACAGATGCATCAACGGTTCCTGCTTAATCCAATCCAGATCGTCAGGTACACGGGTCGGTCTAGTAAAAGGGGGCGAAATAGAGCTCTATAACATGTTTGGCTAAAACACTTCGAGCAGTGCCACACTTACAGGACGGTTTTCGAGAGTAGTTCTGAGATTTTCGTTATCAAAAACTCTCGATCCAAGATGTGTTGCAGCACAAAGATGTTCCCATCCgaggtggtgatgatgattcgATTGCTAAACCGGTTGTGTGGGTCATCGTTCTTTTCCACGCTCTGGAAGAAACGAATGTTAGATTGATcaacgatttgtttttttaaacggAAGATTCTCAGCCACTTACAACAATCTTGCTTAACGGTATGACCAACGACACCATGCTGGACACATCGCTCTTAAAGCACAGATAGTTCTGCGACAGATAGAGCACCCCGTTGATGTGCTTCTTCGTGTACGGTGCCCACAGCGACGCCTTGATCATGCCGTCCAGTATCTCCGCCTTGGGCACGCGGAAGTGTATCCGGTACTCGTCCGACTGCTGGCGCGCGGTCAGATCGCGCAACAGCAGCGTCTTCTGGGCGACGTTCTTTTCCATCTTTTTCAGTATGACCGGATCGTGGTCGACGATCGGCCGGTCCGGATCCTGGATCATCTTCTGCATCGTCAGCTTGCTCAGCTGCTCAATCAGCTGGTACGCTTCGCCGGGCGAGTAGAGAAACACGAACGTGTACTCCTTGCTGCCCTGCTGCCCCGCCCGGACCGTGATCGTGTTGCCGGACTTTTTGATATCGGTCAGCTCGTTGTACCGGAAGCACAGCTTGCTCTCCGAGCCGAGTATGTACGAGTAGAAGCAGATGTGGTTGAGCGACAGGTACAGCTGGCCCTGGCGCGGTATCTTGCGAAAGTAGctacagtagtagtagttgacCAGCTTCTCGTCCTCCGGCATGCGGAACTTTTCGCGGAACTTGCACACCGCCACCTGGAAGCTGGTGGGATCGTTCTGCTCCTCGGCCGGCCGGGAGCTGTGGGCGAGCAGGGACTGGATTTTGCAGATGGTAAAGTTGGTAATCTCTTCCTCCGTTTCCATCTCGTTGATCACGCGAAACAGGTTCTTCGCCAGCCAGTCCCAGTCGAGCATAATCGCTTCCAGCGTGATGTCGGCGGCAATTTCTGTGCGAAAGCGGAAAGGgggaaataaattaacaaaaaaaaaaaggtatgaCGTCGTGCTGTCCCTGTTTTTGATGCATGTCATCCGAATGAATGATGCCTTCCTCGAAGGCACATCCATTCGGTAGGGTGCTTATCGCTTAGCTCTGGCGGGCAGAGAGGTCTGGTACGCTGGGCCGTTTTTGATAAGCTCAGCGCGCACCAAACACGAGCGTCCACAGGCCGCACACAGTGCTGGGGAGGAGTTCAACTTACCAAAGCATAATCCCGTCGACGGCTGGCAATGCAAAATTCTGTACGGGGACGGTTTCGTGTCGAGTACGTTGTCCAGCGTTCCCACCAACATCGAGGAAAAGCCCCGCAGACTTCCATGCCCTTTGCGGTGTTGCAGCAGGAAGTAGCGCGATGTTACCTTCGTTGTTTCGTTCACCCTGTTCCGACAAacgacaaagagagagagacaaaaaacaagaaatgtACAAAATTAAAACGTGACCGATGTTACAAGCAAAAGAAAGTAGTTTTGCGTCCATTGTATTGTTATTAGTCACACAGCATGTGGCGATAATCTATCTGAATCATCCACCCCTCCGCGCGCGAACGCTGGACCCTTGCTTGCAGGGAACGTGCTGATGCTGGGCAATATGCAACTGCGCCACAGATAGAAGACGGACAGGTCCCCCCCATACACACGGCCCTCCGCGACAACGACAAACCACCAAACATGATACGTACCACAGCGCGTACGGCATCGAACATTCTCTCGGGGGGATCCACATTTTCGGGCGTTCACTTTCCGGGCGAAGGAGGCCCTGTGTTGCCGTGCAGCGGTAGACGGGAAAGGCGAATTTGCACGTACACTCGCGCGAAGTTACATCAATTACATGAGCAAAGCAGTTAGTAAACAGTGAAGCGATTGgacatttttgttgttcttctcGTGTGTGTGGGAAAACGACGACTGTCAAGCCGCGGAGTGTGTGCggtgcgcttgtgtgtgtgtgcgtgtgtgggggTAATGTTGTGACATTTGGCTACGGAGCGCGCGTGCAGCCCGTCGAGCGGCGGTTATAAACGGAGGTTTGTTTTGCAGTTTGCCGGTTTGGTGGAATTCCGTTGCGGTTTTTGAAATTTGGTAATCAGCTGATTGGTGCGATGGGCGTGATTGTGATGGTGGTGTATTAATTGCCACGCATGGGGGAATTTGTACTGCCAGCAGGTAGTGGTGTGATGTCCTCGAATAGTCCAGTGTGTAATCGAAATAGAAGCTAATAAGAATCGTGTTGAAAACGTTACCTGGCCCATATGATATAACGAAGGAACGACGCATATGTACTTGCAGCTACGATTACTATGTCCTTTACGACGCGATGGAAAAACTTCCTAGCATTGCTACTCCGGATACGATTCCAGCTAAATCAAACCGTTAATTCCGCCTGGAGGGGTCCTCGGTCCTAGCCTTTCGAAGCTCTCCGAAGCCGCCCAGAGCCGACGGAGCTGCTTCTGGCTTTGCCCGAGTCATTCGTAAAGGATACGGGATTTTGGAATGAATGGGAATAAGCATTCTGTATGCATATTTCACCCTTTTCCGTATcaagaaacgataaaaaaaaggatacgaTCCATCGCTTGATAATCCAACACAGCGTTTGTTGACAGCTTTTGCTAGCCTCAGGTAGATGGCGCTAGCCCAATACTAAATTACGCTATCGAAAACGTCCTGCATA encodes:
- the LOC121593370 gene encoding TBC1 domain family member 9 translates to MWIPPRECSMPYALWVNETTKVTSRYFLLQHRKGHGSLRGFSSMLVGTLDNVLDTKPSPYRILHCQPSTGLCFEIAADITLEAIMLDWDWLAKNLFRVINEMETEEEITNFTICKIQSLLAHSSRPAEEQNDPTSFQVAVCKFREKFRMPEDEKLVNYYYCSYFRKIPRQGQLYLSLNHICFYSYILGSESKLCFRYNELTDIKKSGNTITVRAGQQGSKEYTFVFLYSPGEAYQLIEQLSKLTMQKMIQDPDRPIVDHDPVILKKMEKNVAQKTLLLRDLTARQQSDEYRIHFRVPKAEILDGMIKASLWAPYTKKHINGVLYLSQNYLCFKSDVSSMVSLVIPLSKIVSVEKNDDPHNRFSNRIIITTSDGNIFVLQHILDREFLITKISELLSKTVLPTRVPDDLDWIKQEPLMHLYKDTNNRAFDDLQAEKMKRWEEHFSLYGRGISMFRTTDTINLVIEGIPDQLRREVWLIFSGAIHMKMMQPNLYQQLVTKAKDQSPVSFEEIERDLHRSLPEHPAFQTSIGITALRRVLQAYALRNPEIGYCQAMNIVSSVFLIYCDEEDAFWILCCLCESLLPDYYNDRVVGAQIDQGLLDELIASHLPNLHVKLTELGVIRMISLSWFLTIFLSVMPYESALHIIDCFLCDGAKVIFIIALKILEWNQEKLLNCSDDGEAMQLLTTFLMGIFNDEVQRIIIEDKEKQQIKSQSVQTLIYEAYLKFGKAITSQKIEELRNKHRRLTVHQLEKDLENSVIKNFKDNGYFDSEELRMLLCYTKDEKNSLTARSRPTSVNGGEPVYDVTVLNDAKKRCRDNRYDCFRVDYETFRKLFVDLTPWGHCQNIDLPEKLFRLMDKQSCGYLEFKQLIFAIGIICSKRATEKLKLLYILHLPPLLTAQELESSGGGGGGSRDSDTEVATEAESFFSDNPLETLKSLPSPIDISLEASSDVENLSLSQFNATTPNLSMDDSHSHNAETSSIFYVELPVASMSAAGSGGGGAGPSTSNASGTNLGEAESFGSRSDISDLGFQRYGSSLDEGGASRRNEARSISGLRIFLDEPDSNFTYKTIPNMTQKNFISLWTTLLEILNKERKVTDQEVQTSYKTLISLGEDAILSRRDDSNDSFTQLAMEGGEVFDPNGNPSSSSSERTPRHSSANAPPEAVWEISLNQFVATAMSVGIIEEQFSRPFSINSRVEKLQKNRRKCKS